The region TGTCGAGAGGACAGGAACTCAAAGAGAGGGTCTGCTGCAGCAGGACACAAAAAATGCAGCACGTAGCCTCCGAGCCCAAGGGCACTGATGCATGGGTTTCTTAGGTTCTATgctgaatttattattttttgtctttAATAATACTGCCTATATAAGGGAGGGGGGCCTAGCCACATGTGTCTTCTGGATAACCCCGCACTACATCCATTGATCCCCAATACCCTCCAACCTGGTACCTCCAGTCGACACTTTGTGATACCTAGGACTTCCTACCAGGATTTCATGTTCAAATTACTCAAGCAAAGAAACGATCTGCTTCCTGTATCGGcgaaataaaaacaaacacacacacacatactttctttaaaatatttctttggCCTGCTGATTTCATCATTTAAATAGGAATATTTGTTTCACTTTTTAAATCGTATGTTGCATGCTACGTTTGAGCtgttttacttgccacatggtTAAGCAAGCAGCACCAGGAACCCAGACCTGCTGATGTCACGTTGGCTATCATACAAAAAGAGCCAGTGAGTGTATGTGAATCTGTGCATAAGAGgtttattggcactgattacacTTGCCTTTCACGGGATGCcgaacaaagtggtttacatcaaATCAAagcagagagatgtggtagccgtgttagtccacttttagaataaaacaacataaaacatagaaaagaaaatgagacgataccttttttattggacataacttaatacatttttttattagctttccaataaaaaaggtatcatcttattttcttttctagtttgttttatttctattgattacccatAAAATCAAAAGACGGAAAGAGGAGAGctagcccatccccaccccccaaaaaaagtggggaagggggagaaataAGACAATGCACCAAGACGGTCAGGGAAGTAGTGCAAGTAGCAGGCATAGAAAGGACCAGGCACTAGGTCCTACCCTACCAGCTCCGTGTCCCTccgcagcaggggcatagctaggtggggccacgggggcatgggccttcGCTGATTTAgctctggcccccctgctttcaccctcccccgccacattcgacctcctctcccgccgccgccaaccctcccccgctgccgtcaggtacctttgctggcggaggtccccaacccccgccagctgaagtcctcttcagtgccggtctccggcgcattgctgatctggattctgtttctgtgagtcctgacgtcctgcaaggggactttggctggcgggggcagcgggagaggggtcgaaagggatggggaggggtggcagtgccaggggggggggggtcaaaagtggtgggtggggtcggtggcgccgggggggatggactaaaatgtgccccctcacctcgggctctggaccccctcccactgaagtctggctacgccgctgCTCCGCAGGCCCGTATAAAAAGGCTGAAGTGAATCGCAGTGGGCAAGTGAAGCAGTGACTAGGTAGGTAAGTGTAAAAAGGCAGCTTCTGGTCCCACTGGGCAGCTCATAGGTGACTGGTGGACTGGATGCTGCCTCCTGCAGCCACACCAGGGCTCCGATTCCTGGCTGCCTCTGGTGCTGTGAAGCGACCGGAGTCCGTCTTGACCTGAAATATCTTCAGGTAAAACGCCCTGAAAGAGGGGCTGGAAACGTAATAAACCAGAGGATCCAGCACACTGTTGATGTACGTGAAGTTGACGGTGATATAAAAAGCGGTGTCAGCGGACTGCAGAGCTTTGCAGCTGCTGGTGCGGCCGGACAGCCGGAGGATGTGCAAGCGGGCAGCCACGCTGGGCAGGAAGCACATGATGAACACCACGGCCACCACCGTGACAAAGCGGACAGCCGTCTGCATCTTGGCTCGCTTGTCCAGCTGCCTCTGCCTCAGCCTCCAGATGATCTTGTAGGAGCAGTACAGAACGATCCCCAGGGGAAGGAAAAACTCCAGCAGGAAGAGGATGTCGTGCCACACCACTACTTGTGAGCAGACAGTGAAACTGTCACAGTGCACCGATCCCGCGCTGTCCGGGGTCAGGTGGGAGCTGGGCAGCAGGTATGAGGTCCCCGCTATGGCGAGGAGCCAGATCAGGCAGGCCACGCCGGCTGCAGCCTTGTTGGATATGGAGTTCAGCTTATGGTGAGGGTGCACGACCCTGAAATAGCGATCCACAGCCACCAGGGTGAGGAAGAAAATGCTGCCCGCGCGGTTCATAGCCAGCATGAAGAGTACCAGCCTGCAGGGCAGATCCCCGTACAGCCAGTTGCTTCTCCGCAGGTAGTAATCGGTGCGCAGGGGCAGGCAGATGATCAGGAGAAAATCAGCTACGGCCAGGTTGAACAGATACACGGTGCTGGACTTCCAGGACTTGATGTGAAAGCCGAAACCCCACAGGGCGATGCCGTTCCCCAGGGAGCCCAGCACGAACTCCACGATCAGGAAGGGAGGCAGGAAATAAGACAGGAGGGCTCCTTCAAACACGCAGCACGATCCGTTGCTcatggtttttttgggggggtttgcaAAGGGACCGAAAAGAGCCTCAGAAGAACTGAAATGTAAACGCCGAAAGTGACCGAACAGCCTCCCGCGCCGAGACTCCAATGTCCCTGCAGTTGGGATGCTCGACTCAGCTGAACTCAAGAAAGGCAGTCCACACACCAAACCGTGTGTGTGTGCTCAGGAAGAAACCACCTTAGATTCGGAAGAGTGActgaaagaagaacaaccaaaaaagCCAGGCAAAGTGAGGGAGTGTGACTGCAGCCCACATGATCAAAATAAAGCCTATTTACGGCAGGGGTTCGTTTTAAAGTTCACGGCCACACGAAGTacaccgcaaaaaaaaaaaaaaacatttcaagtCTGTCTCTGTTAAATGCACTTTATGAGACGACTCACTTTCTTTCATCTCTTCTAGGTTGAAAAAAATGTGCCATCTTCAGAGGAAAAATCGCATTGCTTGAAATCTCAGCCAGCCTACACATTACACTTCTGGTCACACCTATAGAGGTGCTGGTGTATTTAACCATTCGTTTTAAGTGCTCTTATAAGCATGTGTTTTATAGATcagattttttttcattcaaaataCTGGTATCTcaaattattttaaataattcATAAATTTATTGCCGTGCTTAGATCCTGTGGGAAAAaaaactcactttttttttttttacaaaccgaAATGATCGCATTCCTCTAGTTCTGCCCCGGATCCAGGATCTGCTTGGACACCACTACATTCATCGTGCCAAAGACAGACCAATTCTTTGTTATAGTCTCTGTGCACAACACCCTCTCCCCGACCCCACCGGCAAAACTGAGATCCTCAGGCATCAACCAAGTAAAAGTGAGGTCCTCGGTGCTGTTTTGACGATTCCACAGCGGACACAGGATCAGGGTCTCCAGAACTGAACCTCAAGGTGTCGGGGTACATGATCTCGACTGCTCAAAAATGCACGACTAAAGGTGCGCTTCCTGCACTGCGCCGATGAGATTTTCTTTCCGGAGCGA is a window of Microcaecilia unicolor chromosome 11, aMicUni1.1, whole genome shotgun sequence DNA encoding:
- the HCAR1 gene encoding hydroxycarboxylic acid receptor 1, with protein sequence MSNGSCCVFEGALLSYFLPPFLIVEFVLGSLGNGIALWGFGFHIKSWKSSTVYLFNLAVADFLLIICLPLRTDYYLRRSNWLYGDLPCRLVLFMLAMNRAGSIFFLTLVAVDRYFRVVHPHHKLNSISNKAAAGVACLIWLLAIAGTSYLLPSSHLTPDSAGSVHCDSFTVCSQVVVWHDILFLLEFFLPLGIVLYCSYKIIWRLRQRQLDKRAKMQTAVRFVTVVAVVFIMCFLPSVAARLHILRLSGRTSSCKALQSADTAFYITVNFTYINSVLDPLVYYVSSPSFRAFYLKIFQVKTDSGRFTAPEAARNRSPGVAAGGSIQSTSHL